Genomic DNA from Paenibacillus sp. MBLB1832:
GATATATCCCGCAAGAGTGCGATGAGATTCATCAGAAATAACCATTTTATTGATGTAACCCATGTGATGCGATTGTGATGCAAAAGTCATCGACCCTACTTCTTCTGAAATCGGAACGAGAGGCATCCACATGGTGATCGTTTTATCTGTATCCAACGGCCAATAAATTTGATCTTGGTGCCATGGAGTATGTCCGCCATGCGGCTCTTTATATAGGGCTTGATCATGATACATACGCACGCCATCAACACCCATTAAATCCGCAGCAATTTTGGCAAAACGCTTTGCAAATACGAAACGGCGAACCTCTTCACTTTGTTCCCACAAATTCGAAATCTGAATAAACGCCTTCCCATACGTATCACGCTGTTCAAGCGGTTTATCTTGGTTATTCAAGGTCCTCACCAAGTTTGAAATGATAGGCTCATAAACTTGAATCTCAGCTTCGCTCGCAACCCCGCGAAGAACGATATGGCCGTCTCGTTGATAGCTCGCTTTTTGTTCCTGTGATAACTCATAACTGTCCTCAATTAAAGGTAGTTCATTCAGTTGGTTAATTTCTAGGTTACTCATTCGCTATGCACCTCAACTTGTCTATTTATAGCTTTATTATAAGGTCCAATTTGCGATGATTCTTTGTCAAACCAGATCATAGTTTTGTCAAAAACAACTGGAATCCTAAAAATCCCTAGGCTACAATAAGAACAGGCGCATCATGCGAGTAGAGCAATTATTACCGTTCCAATTACAGAAAGCGGGGATCTAGCATGCTGTTAAACAGATTACATGCTCCATCAATCGTTCCTTTTATCAGGGAATGTGACTATGCGGTTCGCAAGCCCTGGAGCTATCCCGAGCGTAGACTTCTCGATTATTTGCTTGTGTACATTCAAGAGGGGACCTGCTGTTTCTGGGTCGATCATCAGAAGTTAATGTTCTATCCTGGTCAATTCTGCCTCGTTCAGCCAGGCAGCCTGCTCGTTTTAGAGGGACTGACTCGCACCGTTACCCCTTATTTACATTTTGATATCGCCTATAATGTGAATCGGGAAGACAGCTTCCCTACGCGGCCAGGCCAAATCGACCTCTCTGCCTACACGCATCTAATGCAACCCACGATCTATGACTTGTTTGGCATTCGTGTACCTGTAAACGTTCAGCCGCAGAACCCTTCTATTATTAAAGAAAAGCTGTTGCAAACCATTGAACTTGTCAAGGTGGATAATCCCATTTCTCATCTCAAGGCTCAGCACGCTATGCTAGAGATTATCATTTCTATTTTGGAAGCCTATCAGCGCGATGTCCCTTCACCGACTCCAACCTTAAATTGGATCACCTCCTACTTCTCCAGTCATTTAAGTGATCCTATTTCAGTAGAAGACATGGCGGAGCGAGCGAATCTATCCGTTTCTAGGTTCAGTTTCCTCTTCAAGCAAAGATACGGGACTTCACCGCATCAGTATTTATTACAAATGCGCATCCATCATGCGAAGGAATTACTTTCGAATACAGAACTCAGCCATGAATCCATTTCAGACTATTGTGGGTTTGCGGATTTACATCATTTCTCCAAAATATTTAAACAACGCACAGGCACAACGCCAGGCGAGCATCGTAAAACAACGAAAAACCCCTTCAACCGATAACGTAAATCGGAAGAAGGGATTTTTCATGCAAGAAATATTTCCCAGGAAATAGGTCTGATTTAGTCGAAATAAACAGCTTTACCTGTGCGCGCTGACTCATAGATCGCTTCAAGAATCTCAGATACCACACACGCTTGTTCTGGTGTAACAACTGGATCTGTGTCATTCTCGATCGCTTGAATCCATAGCTTCATCTCCAGATCCGATGCGACTTCTGCTTTACCATCATAGAAAGCAACGCCGCCGGCATTCAGCTCCACTTCGGTCGTGAACAAACGGCTGTGTTTCTCGCCATTAATGCGAAGTCCGCCTTTCATATCTGCGCCGCCTTCTGTACCCGAAAGGGTACATTTCGCTTCATCTACTTCAAGTGTGTTCAACGCCCAGCTTGACTCTAGAATGATCGTTGCGCCATTTTTCATGGTGATCATACCGAAAGCGGAATCTTCTACCGTAAACTTCGCTGGATCCCATGGTCCCCATGCATTCGCGGCATTTTCACGCTGAGACAGCTTGTGGTACGAAGTCCCCAAGACAACAGCAGGCTCGTAGTTGTTCATCATCCACATCGTCAAATCGAGCGCATGCGTACCGATGTCGATTAACGGGCCTCCGCCTTGCTTCTCTTCATCAAGGAACACACCCCATGTTGGGACTGCGCGGCGACGAATCGCATGTGCTTTCGCGAAGTAAATCTCACCAAGCTCACCCTCAGAGCAAAGCTTATGTAAATGTTGGCTATCGCCGCGGAAGCGATTGTTGTAGCCGACTGTCAGCTTTTTGCCAGTGCGTTTCGCAGCTTCAACCATACGTCTTGCATCTGCTGCCGTTTTCGCCATTGGCTTCTCAGACATAACGTGCTTGCCCGCTTCTAATGCAGCAATCGTAATTTCCGCGTGGGAATCATTTGGCGTGCAGACATGAACAATGTCAATGGAGCGGTCTTCCAGCACCTCACGATAATCTTCGTACACGCGCGCATCTTCTTTCCCGAACTTCGCCGCTGCTTCTTGTGCACGTTCGGAGACGATATCACAGAAGGCAACCATTTCCACATTGTCTAACTTGCTAAGGCTTGGCATGTGCTTGCCGTTGGCAATACCTCCACACCCAATAATTGCGATACGATACTTAGTAGACATGATGTTCCTCCTTCAACTTTTACCAGCTCATTCCGATGGTTGTGGCCACCAGTTCCTATTGCCTAATTATAACCAAGAGGCCGCTTCCAATAAAATTCCCGATTATGCGGTGATTGTATGCAATTGTGTTCTAACGAAAAAAGCATGGACGCTGGCTGACCAGCTCCCATGCTTCTTATTTCTTAATCATTGTCGCGACCAGCTTGTACCCAACGCCGCGAATGGAATCAATTTGTACTGATTGTTGGTTCATTTCCAACTTCTTGCGTAAGGAACTCACATGGACATCCACCGTACGTTGTCCGCCAATATAATCGAAGCCCCAGACGATGTTCATGAGATCATCGCGCGTGACGACGACACCTGGACGCTGCACGAGATAGAGCAGCACTTCAAACTCCTTCGGGCGTAACGGAATCGATTCCCCACCAAGCATCACTTCATACTTCTCAGGATAAATCCGCAGCTCGCCGGCTTGAATCACTTTCTCATTCGATTTGGACACATCACCAGCCACTTCATCGGATTGTGTTCGACGCAAGACTGCCGCAACGCGGGCAAGAAGCTCAGCTACACCGAATGGTTTTGTTATATAATCATCAGCCCCGTGCTTCAAGCCTTGCACGACTTCGTCTTCGGCGTTACGTGCGGTCAGAATGATGACCGGGGTGCGGTTCCCCTTTTGCCGCAGCTTAGCGAGCACTTCAAATCCATTAAGACCCGGGAGCATGATATCTAAAATGATTAAATCGTAGGACTGTTGAAGGGCTTCTTGCAGGCCGTCTCCACCATGGTCAATCACCTTGGTATCATAAGCTTCCTGAGAAAGATTATACGATAATAATCGAGCCAGGGTCGGCTCATCTTCAATGACAAGTATTTTCTGCGCCATGGGATCCCCCGTATTTACAGTTTTTTAACATTGCACAAGCCAAGTGTAACATACGTTTGTAAAGGCATTGTAAACGAATCATCATCGTGGTGTAAATAAGCGGCAATTCCAGGCTAATTAATGAATAACGGGCAGTTCAATTGTGAATTTGGTCCCGATTCCGACTTCGCTCTCAACGCGAATCGTCCCCTTATGCATTTCTACGAGATGCTTCACAATCGACAAGCCGAGGCCTGTACCGCCTGAACTGCGAGAACGGGCTTTATCGACACGGTAGAAACGCTCAAAGATGCGCGGCAAATCCTTCTTCGGAATCCCCATCCCCGTATCCGTCACGATTAACCGAAGACGCTCGTAATCCCCATCTGCATTCATATCCAGCGGCTCAACGCGCAGCTTGACCTTCCCGCCTTCTTGCGTATAAGCAATCCCATTGGACAACAAGTTGATAATAATTTGCCGTAAACGGTCTTCATCGGCTTCGATATACATATCTTCTTCCACTTGCATAGTGAGCTCAATATGCTTCTTCTCCGCCTCTTTGCGCAGAACACTCAAGGATCTCTCCAGAAATTCTGGTAAATATACCGGCGAGAAATGCATCGGAATGCGCTTGGACTCGATCTTCGATAGCTCAAGAATGTCCCCGATCAACCGGTTCAACCGCTCACTCTCATCAAAAATAATTTGCAGAAACGACACGGCCGTTTCCTTATCATTCAGCGCCCCCGCCAGCAGCGTTTCGGCGAACCCTTTGACAGCCGCAATCGGCGTCTTCAGCTCATGCGACACGTTAGCCACGAACTCGCTGCGCATCCGTTCCAATCGACGCACCGCTGTAATATCATGCAGCACGATTAATACGCCCGACCATTCCTCATCCTCGTGCGCGATCGGACTCAAATGAATGTCAAGAATACGCTCAGATGGATAATAGAACATCATCTCATCGGAAATCGGTTCCTGCAGCTCGATACATTCTTGAATCAGCTTCGTAAATTCAAATTGCTGCTTCGCTTCATTATATTTCTTCCCTAACAGCTCCTGCGAAGAGAAGCCGAGAATCGTTTCTGCAGAAGGATTGAGCAGCATAATGCGCTCGTCACGATCGATCATCATGACACCACTCATCATATTTTCCATCACGCCTTGCAGCCTGCGCTCATTCTCTTGAATACGGGCCATTTGCCCTTGCAAGCTTTCGGACATGCGATTAATAGCAACGCCTAATTGTCCAATTTCATCATCCTGGTAGGTCGGAACGCGTGATTCATAGTTCATATTCGTAATTTGCTGGGCAACCTTCGTCATTTTCTCGATCGGATGCGTGATGCTCTTCGCGATTCGATAACTCACAACGCCTGCAACTAGGAACAGAAGGAGCAATCCCGAAATGAGGAAATACCACAAGCTTCGAATCGATTGATCCACTTGTTCCAAGCTCATGGATATACGTATGTAGCCAATGGTTACCTTGGCTGGATTTTTCACGGGCATAGCCGCATACAACATCTTCTCTTTTAACGTGTCGGAGTAGCGCGTTGTGTAACCAATTCCACCTGCGATGGCAGCTGCAATTTCAGGACGATTCAAATGATTGTCCATTTGCTCAGGAAGCTGGTCAGAATCACCCAGTACTTTCCCATCGGCTCGTACGTAGGTCATGCGTTCATTGGTCGCTTCTTTCAAACGATGCGCCTGTGCCGTGTAGAATTGAAACAGCTCACTCTCGGTCCCTTGATAATCCCAGACTCCGCTGGATGCAATCACTTTAAGCTCTCGCTCCATGTTCTCTTGTAGCGATTTCACGTGAGAGTTCTCGAGCACCTTCGCCATAAAAATACCTGCGATTAACATCGAGCTTCCAATTAATACAATTAGAATAAACGTCAGCTTGGCGCGAAACTTCGTCATGGATGCGTTAACCTCCAGAAAGGTGATAAGTCAGTACCTTTTTCAGTAAAATAAGAAAAAAGGGCTACTCTAAATAGTAACCCTTTCTTCCAGGAACAATCCAGTTATTTTTTTGTAAATGTGAAAATCGTCCATTATTTAAAAACTGGCTCTTTCAGCGCAGCCAATTTCTCAAAGGCGTTCTTTTCAACATCCGCATGCAGACTGTTGCCATGGGAATCCATCGTCACAATCGCTGCGAAGCCTTCTGTCTCCAAGTGCCACATCGCTTCTGGAATACCGAATTCCATGAAGTCTACGCCTTCTACCTTCTTGAAGCATTGAGCATAGTACTGTGCGGCGCCGCCAATGGCATTCAAATACACACCGCCATGCTCTTTCAGGGCAGCCAACGTTTTCGGACCCATGCCGCCTTTACCAATGACAGCGCGAATACCGAATTTCTTAATAATCTCGCCTTGGTAAGGCTCCTCACGGATACTCGTCGTCGGTCCTGCCGCTTTCACGTGCCATTCTCCCGACTCATCCTTGCTCATAACAGGACCACAGTGGTAAATAGCCGCTCCGTTCAAATCAATTGGGGCATCATGATCCATCAAATGTTTGTGAAGCGCATCACGACCCGTGTGCATCGTTCCGTTAATCACAACCACATCGCCTACTTTCAGGCTGCGGATCTGCTCTTCCGAAATCGGCGTCGTCAAGACGATCTCTTTACGCTCCTCTTGCGGCGTATTTCTAGCTTCTTCCGCACTTGCTTCGAAAGCTTCTTGGAACGAAACTTCCGTTCCTCTCGGGTAGGACCAGCCGTTAATTTCGCCTGTTTCTGGATTCAACAGCACGCCTTGACGGCGGAACGCCCAACAGTTATAGGCAACAGAAACGAAGAAACTCGCAGGCAAACGGTTCATCACGCCAACTTTACAACCAAGCAACGTCACTTGACCGCCAAAGCCCATCGTACCAATACCGAGCGTGTTTGCGTGCTCCATCACATATTCTTCCACTTTGCGAAGATCAGGGTGCTCATTCACATCATCAACTTGACGGAACAATTGATGCTTCGCCAACTCGTACCCGCTTGTACGATCGCCGCCGATCCCAACACCGATGAAGCCCGCGCTGCAGCCTTGGCCTTGTGCTTGATAAACCGCGTGCATAATACATTTGCGAATACCGTCCAAGTCGCGGCCCGCTTTGCCCACGCCCTCAAGATCAGCTGGCAAGCTGTATTGGATGTTCTTGTTCTCGCAGCCGCCGCCTTTGAGAATGAGCTTCACTTCAACTTCATCGCGTTCCCACTGCTCAAAATGAATGACAGGCGTACCAGGTCCAAGATTGTCCCCGCTGTTCGCCCCCGTCAAAGAATCAACGGAGTTCGTGCGAAGCTTGCTTGCTTTCGTTGCATTCGCAACCGCGTCTAGGATATGCTTCTTCATTACGATTTGGTTTGCCCCAACTGGACAGTGTATAATAAACGTTGGCATTCCTGTATCCTGACAAATTGGGGATACATTGCACTCCGCCATGTGAATGTTATCCGCAATTCGAGATAG
This window encodes:
- the pnpS gene encoding two-component system histidine kinase PnpS produces the protein MTKFRAKLTFILIVLIGSSMLIAGIFMAKVLENSHVKSLQENMERELKVIASSGVWDYQGTESELFQFYTAQAHRLKEATNERMTYVRADGKVLGDSDQLPEQMDNHLNRPEIAAAIAGGIGYTTRYSDTLKEKMLYAAMPVKNPAKVTIGYIRISMSLEQVDQSIRSLWYFLISGLLLLFLVAGVVSYRIAKSITHPIEKMTKVAQQITNMNYESRVPTYQDDEIGQLGVAINRMSESLQGQMARIQENERRLQGVMENMMSGVMMIDRDERIMLLNPSAETILGFSSQELLGKKYNEAKQQFEFTKLIQECIELQEPISDEMMFYYPSERILDIHLSPIAHEDEEWSGVLIVLHDITAVRRLERMRSEFVANVSHELKTPIAAVKGFAETLLAGALNDKETAVSFLQIIFDESERLNRLIGDILELSKIESKRIPMHFSPVYLPEFLERSLSVLRKEAEKKHIELTMQVEEDMYIEADEDRLRQIIINLLSNGIAYTQEGGKVKLRVEPLDMNADGDYERLRLIVTDTGMGIPKKDLPRIFERFYRVDKARSRSSGGTGLGLSIVKHLVEMHKGTIRVESEVGIGTKFTIELPVIH
- a CDS encoding phytanoyl-CoA dioxygenase family protein codes for the protein MSNLEINQLNELPLIEDSYELSQEQKASYQRDGHIVLRGVASEAEIQVYEPIISNLVRTLNNQDKPLEQRDTYGKAFIQISNLWEQSEEVRRFVFAKRFAKIAADLMGVDGVRMYHDQALYKEPHGGHTPWHQDQIYWPLDTDKTITMWMPLVPISEEVGSMTFASQSHHMGYINKMVISDESHRTLAGYIEAKGFETKSHGAMKAGDATFHAGWTLHSAPGNPTDTMRKVMTVIYYADGLQIAEPDSKARESDLKRWFPGQQPGELAASDLNPLLYSRSWNQKNI
- a CDS encoding fumarate hydratase, which produces MQHFYQSVYDLIVETSTNLPGDVRRAVQAAQEREDKGTRSALSLSRIADNIHMAECNVSPICQDTGMPTFIIHCPVGANQIVMKKHILDAVANATKASKLRTNSVDSLTGANSGDNLGPGTPVIHFEQWERDEVEVKLILKGGGCENKNIQYSLPADLEGVGKAGRDLDGIRKCIMHAVYQAQGQGCSAGFIGVGIGGDRTSGYELAKHQLFRQVDDVNEHPDLRKVEEYVMEHANTLGIGTMGFGGQVTLLGCKVGVMNRLPASFFVSVAYNCWAFRRQGVLLNPETGEINGWSYPRGTEVSFQEAFEASAEEARNTPQEERKEIVLTTPISEEQIRSLKVGDVVVINGTMHTGRDALHKHLMDHDAPIDLNGAAIYHCGPVMSKDESGEWHVKAAGPTTSIREEPYQGEIIKKFGIRAVIGKGGMGPKTLAALKEHGGVYLNAIGGAAQYYAQCFKKVEGVDFMEFGIPEAMWHLETEGFAAIVTMDSHGNSLHADVEKNAFEKLAALKEPVFK
- a CDS encoding AraC family transcriptional regulator → MLLNRLHAPSIVPFIRECDYAVRKPWSYPERRLLDYLLVYIQEGTCCFWVDHQKLMFYPGQFCLVQPGSLLVLEGLTRTVTPYLHFDIAYNVNREDSFPTRPGQIDLSAYTHLMQPTIYDLFGIRVPVNVQPQNPSIIKEKLLQTIELVKVDNPISHLKAQHAMLEIIISILEAYQRDVPSPTPTLNWITSYFSSHLSDPISVEDMAERANLSVSRFSFLFKQRYGTSPHQYLLQMRIHHAKELLSNTELSHESISDYCGFADLHHFSKIFKQRTGTTPGEHRKTTKNPFNR
- a CDS encoding Gfo/Idh/MocA family protein, which translates into the protein MSTKYRIAIIGCGGIANGKHMPSLSKLDNVEMVAFCDIVSERAQEAAAKFGKEDARVYEDYREVLEDRSIDIVHVCTPNDSHAEITIAALEAGKHVMSEKPMAKTAADARRMVEAAKRTGKKLTVGYNNRFRGDSQHLHKLCSEGELGEIYFAKAHAIRRRAVPTWGVFLDEEKQGGGPLIDIGTHALDLTMWMMNNYEPAVVLGTSYHKLSQRENAANAWGPWDPAKFTVEDSAFGMITMKNGATIILESSWALNTLEVDEAKCTLSGTEGGADMKGGLRINGEKHSRLFTTEVELNAGGVAFYDGKAEVASDLEMKLWIQAIENDTDPVVTPEQACVVSEILEAIYESARTGKAVYFD
- a CDS encoding response regulator transcription factor; translated protein: MAQKILVIEDEPTLARLLSYNLSQEAYDTKVIDHGGDGLQEALQQSYDLIILDIMLPGLNGFEVLAKLRQKGNRTPVIILTARNAEDEVVQGLKHGADDYITKPFGVAELLARVAAVLRRTQSDEVAGDVSKSNEKVIQAGELRIYPEKYEVMLGGESIPLRPKEFEVLLYLVQRPGVVVTRDDLMNIVWGFDYIGGQRTVDVHVSSLRKKLEMNQQSVQIDSIRGVGYKLVATMIKK